The genomic stretch GGActagtgttaaagacattttccactACCTTAAGGGTATTATGGATTTGGGCTTATTCTATCCCTacggatcctcgagtgatgctgCACCCCCTTATCTCGAGTCGAttcttgccttgttggttatgacGACGTATAATACTTATCTGATCCATATAAGGCGCGCTCTCAAACAGGTTATGTCTTTACAGTTGGAGATaccgcaatctcttggaggtcaactaaacagaccttacttgccacttcgtctaatcATGCTAAAATTATCGTCTTACACgaagcaactcgggaatgcttttggttgagagcagttgtgggccatattcgaagcttaTGCGATCTTTACCCCGTCTTTGATGTCCCGATGACaatctatgaagacaacgcaTCATGCATAGAATAGCTTAAGAAAGGCTACATCaaagaagacaacaccaaacacaTTGCGCCAAAGTTTTTATTCTCACATCGACAACAAAaacatcagaagattgaagtcatacAAATCCATTCACAAAACAATttggccgacctcttcaccaaatcactaccgaatGCGACATTTcaaaagcttgttcaaggaattggtatgcgtaaactttctgagttgtaacattgctagtttTCTTTGGAgttgtgtcaaactcaggggaagtatcctgaagtatacttgcttaatcttaatgtactctttttccctacgattatgagcattttcccactgagtttttgctacctaactaggttttaacgaggcacccaccttaggttgatcatatccctgatgacgtcATGTAGaagtttcatttgactttgcatttctcacacatttttccttaaACTATGggttttgtccctactcgggtttttaccatagccataggattttttgtgagacttacttTCTTAtacaagttcctaccttattgagaatagcgTCAATGCCAacaagtcgacttcctcaacctctacatgatgccgaatctatttgagtatttacacactcaaaggggagtgttataaacttctagtttaagtgtgattgtgcaaatcctagattagatttgattctagttatttttTCCCATATGGACTCGTATTCCTTGGAAGAGAAtgatttcttctttctcttattactataaataaaggcactgtgtaggagggataacacattcctctacacaaccctacaaacacatctctctctatttACAAACCAATTAAATATCATACTCTAGTTTAAATAGAGTCCTACTCTCCTAAGGTCTTGATTTTTTGAGGATCTATAAGGACTAAAtgcatattaaccacaagattATATTAGTTAACTTAAAATCCACGTACGAACCATAAGAaaactcattttcttgttttgctttattaagttttaaaatattttaagcttttagatctaaactaatataatcttGTGACTACTATGCATTTAGTCCTCACAAGTCCTCAAAATGAGGACCTTAGGACATGAAGACTAGTTTGATTAAGGTTCTTCAATTTAactaatatatacaatatattttactTTTACTATCTTGCAAATTAATTTGATATAGGATTAAGTAGACATTCCAATATGATAATACTAATTGTTACTATgtacataatttatttaaacAAATTATTTGAAGGAGTTTATAGCTTCAAGCAAAGCAGTTTAATTACTTGTAAATACATTAAGCGTGTTTACACACTCGCAATCAGAATGAAAATAAGGAGTCCGATTGTGATTACGGATCATTATTGTGTTTACTAAGATATGGAGGAATCATGACAATATGGGGCCCACATGAAAAATAGATTGGAAACtgtaccaattttcttaatCTTTGGATTGAAATAGGACAAACCGGTCATTGACCAGTCATGCCCAAAACTGAAATGACAGaaatacccacatataaattgTAAAAACTCACATGTGATGATATTATTTTCCTGATTTCAAAGAAAGAGCTGTgaacttttaaatttttgggtTGAATATAGATATGTGAGCATACATGTGCATGTCGCGAAATGACAAAAAGTAGTGGAAATATAGAGATTACCATTTATAAGCAGGCTGGGGAACACCAAGTTAGGGCTTGCGTAGTACATATCGGTTGAAAGCTTAGCGGTAATTTGATTGGGAAAAAGGACTTTTGGAagtctctttgttttgtttgtttgctttcttTTTCCTCTGGGAGtctagttttaaaaaaaaaagacttgtgGAAGCAAAGCAAACAATTAAACCCGTAGCTTACGCGCTTTTGGTTTACACGTGGATGCAATTCATTGGTTtaaataacaaagaaaatggaaaaaccTCCCCCCAAACAGCACATATTGGGTAAGAATAGTCTGAAAACATGATAATGCTTAGCTGGCAATCAAATAAATCAACGGTCAGAATTCCCTGACAGCAAGTGCTGCTGAGGTCGAATATGCTTGTAGTAGTAGTCCAGCACCTTAAGCCTTCAATCATTGGGTCTTCTGTCTCTTGCACCGCTCTCTCTCTAGGAAGTGTGTTGTGTTTTCCTCTCTGTATCTCTACTTCTCTGCTATTCATTTATTGTTGAGTAGAAGATTTTGTGGAGGAGAAACAAAAAGCAATCTCTTTGTTTGCTCATAATATTAAGAGTTGGGTTCTTTCCAAAAACACAGAAAAGAGATCAAAGTTTGAGTCTTGCATCAGGAAGACGAAGAGATAATCCAACTAGCAAAGTTTGAGAAAGCTGAAAATTAAGGCTCCGTTTGGATAAAGAGTTTTGAGGTTTGAAGATTATTTCTTTAGAAAATGGCTGCGGAAGAGAAGGTTGAAGAAGGAGCTTGGGAGAAAGAGCGATAGAGGATACGCACAGAAAACAAACCCAGATTAGCAGAAattcagaagaagaaaataaccaAAAAGGATATATCGGGTTTAGGTTTTGATCTGCTCTGCAGTTTCTGCCGGTAATTattcactttcttttttttttaacttgagCTTGTTTCATTTGAATTGCAACTAGATATTTCTCTGTTTTCACTTTTCAATGAGAAGCTCGTTTtcaaaaacatgtttttcatttttgttttgatgcaagCGATATTGGAAGGGGAACTGAACTGGTGATACGTTGAGTTCAAAGGAAAACGTTTTTAACCAATTTACATGGCATTGCaagtatgtttttattttatttttagaagaaaaaatggtgcaagatttcttcttttcttttgattcaTATAGGATTGGAATTAATCTGCAAAAcccatgattttatttttctatcttttgaggaagaaagaaaCTAACAAAGCTATTTCAAGAACATAGTTGGGATTTCCAGCTCAAaccttgtttattttttgctaaGAAGCTCAACGTTTTTTGTTATCCAAAGCCGAATTCtgtttttcttataaaaaaaataaacacacataACTTCCCATGATTCCCATCAGATGTTACACATTGCTCATGATTCTAGAAATCATATTTGCATTGCTCGCATTGTTTGCAGGTTTAACAATAATGGCAATGTCCGCAACTGTCGTCACCACCGACACGATTGTTCTACCGGCCGCGGCCGCGGAAACTCAGCCACAACAAACCACAACAAAACTCGTTCCCTCCATCGAAATCGAGTTCGTACAATGCGACTGCTGTGGATTAACAGAAGAGTGCACACCTGCGTACATTGAGCACGTGAGGGAGAGATATCAGGGCCATTGGATTTGTGGGTTGTGTGCAGAAGCTATAAAAGATGAGATTGTTAGGTCGCAGAAGAGGCTGATCAGCACGGAAGAAGCCATGGCCACACACATGAACTTCTGCAAAAAGTTTAAGGCCTCAGGGCCTCCTCCAAACCCTACCATTCACTTGATATCTGCCATGAGACAGATTCTCCGGCGCAGTTTGGATTCTCCGAGGGGGGGTTTGAGATCATCTCCAAGTAGTCCTACAAAGATAAATGCAGGCAAAGGGCTCACAAGGTCTGAGAGTTGCTTTCCGACTCTGACTGGTTGAGGATATTGATTACTGGAGAATAAATTGGGAATAAGGATCAAAAGTTGGGAAAAGTTTGGCGAATTTGCAATTTTATTTGCTGAAAATAAAAACCCAGAAAGGAAAAGCAAGGAATTTAATTGTTAAGGGTAgatgtttaattttaatcgtaatttaattaattagtactgAAATACAGaacctttttttcctttaattttcttaattttcttatgGTTATGTTGctagaattttgatatttatgaAACTTGAAGGTGAAATTGTtgacatgatatatatatatatatatatatatatatatatatatatataagtttatGAGAATGGAAGGATCATTCTGCAAAGGAATCAAGAGAAATGTGGAAACCTACACATGGCCTGCATGTAACATGGAAAATGCCCACCCATCTacaacttttttcttcttctaatggTGTTAAATGCTACCAGCATTAGATAACATACATTGATTTAGATTACTATTTTTATTGTAGACCCGTGAATTTAGACTATCTAACGCCGATAACATTTAATGTTATGAAAGATGGAAGTgaaatgttttttaaatatatgattAAATGACAATGAGAGGTCTATCAATTCAACCTAAATTAGAAAGAATTGAAACAAAAGATGACTATGACAGGTAAACGAAGAGGTTTTATAAGGacaggattctctccccttcatttttccctcccctcctcttccatttttttttttttccgttttttttgcaaagatgaaaTCTTGAACgttcaaacaaaaaagaaggaaaagaaaaaaaaaaaaggagagaatcGTTGTCCGTTTTATAAATCATAGTGGCTGGCACAACACAAACCCAACACAGAAATGCAGTGACAACTAAGAAAATAACACCAGAATCAGAGCCAGACAGGCACTATTTCAGTGACTCTCTGGTGGACAGTGGATAGAACAAGGGAAGGATATGGGAACCGGATCTGGTGCACTGCATGAATGGCCACAATACAATTATACTAGTTTTCCCATCAGATTTGGACCCACACCAAGTTTTTTGGCCGTTAGATATATTCTTCAATATCTTTAACTCAATCATTGATTACCAGCAGATATCTACTTATCGAGTGCTTGAGCTTCAAGCCTTCGAACGTGTAATGCAACATGGCAACTTGGTATGAAGAATATTTGTTTCCTCAGCTTTAGCCATTCCAAAATTTATTAGTTTTGTTAAGGATAGTCGCTTACCCGCATGATTGAATGTCAACTGTTGATTGAAATAGGTCTTACATTCATTTACGACCGACAATCATTCACAATGATCTCTTTGGTCTTAagtattttcatgaaaaatatgcCACTTCGAAATAAAATTCGTACTGACCCTTTTTGCTAGAAActtaaaaggaaataaattcGAACTTCcagataaataaattatcagTCTTGATACACCAATACTTTTATTGTAACCGCCCATAATATATTTAAAGATTTTTAGTATGATTTAGATTGATCATACCAAAAGCCAAGTAATGCCAACCCAATAACATCATCACCTGGTATCTTCGTATATCGCGTTAGCATATCCAAATTACTCATTAACTTTGAATTTAGGGGGTCAAAATTAGATAAACTCGCCAACTAGACTGacagaaaatataatatgaagAAATTAAGTGTCTTTTTTCCTATGAAATGGTGGCTAACTTCTGAGAAAATACATATTCCTCAATTATTTAATATCTCATTTACCTAATCCAATAATAAGATAATACATTTAACTCAATCATCATCTCTTATTTTATATGGTATTATAATTAATGGTCACATGATTCATTCTTTCTTGTCTTTGTATCAATAgggattaattaattttctggcGAAGCATATGGCCActcatttggaagtgtttttaaaattactgaaaacGGTTTTAGTAAAAAGGTTTTAGAtctaatctttagtaaaaacgCATATGAATACTGAAAatgcacttaaagtgtttttagaacaaaaaaaaatattttctctaaaaacgctttaagttatttaaaaaaaaactttcaaactAGCCATCTGTCATTACCCCAACATTAATATGACGAGCAGAAAGTGAAAGAATGTTTTGCTCCGGAAACATTGCAAGACCATGCGCTGAGCCTTAAAATAtttacttgatttttggataaaACGTACAATTAGTTTAGATTTTTTATCAGTAACTGAAAAATGACTGAAAAATGTATGGAATATAAAAGGCCCTCTAGCGGGACTAATTGGGGCAGCCCATATGCTCGACACTATGTCGGCTTAAACAGAAGTTGAGTGGAGCCCAATTAAGAGACTGTTCGTATGCTATTTTTTGTCGAAATGTACTGAGTTTTTTGGGTTATGCCTCACACTATTTGTATGCTACTTTTGCTTAagctattttaataaaaaaaaaaatacaaccatTCGTGTGGTCCATAAACCATTCTTAGATTATATATCATATTACAAAATATAATGCTAATTGTTAGGTATCTTTATTCAGAGCAGTTTGTCCTTTGTGCGGGTCTGCGTTGCTTATCCTTTAGACGGTATGGCCAATCACATCGCTCATGCCAATTATTTTGCCCAGACTTCCGTGTAGAAGAGATCATGCGGTTTGGTTTGGGACGTGATTGATTGGCATCTGAGTGGTGTGGAGGCAGTTGAGCATGATGTGGGGTGCCTACGATGCCCTCTTCCCTCTTGTATTCTCATCCATTTCATTTCCCTCTTCTCACACACTACtcttttgtcttattatctttataaaaaatcaatataagatgttgatgtgGTTTAATTGTGACCGTTTAAATAGGAGGTGAGGTAAAATAAGAGAAATTAGAAGGGAAGAAAATACTTCTTCCACTCCGGCCGAGATAAATCAACAACAACGAATGGCCACTGGTCTGGAAATTGGTTTTGAGCCTGGGCCTTAACTTTTTTCtgttttggatttgttttgAGACGTTTCATACCAAACAAGGTTttggatttaaaatttttaaatcaaaacatgtgttttagaaaggaaaaaatatcaaaattttgaatctctTTTTACCAAACGGGCCCTAAATTACGTAAAAATTATTGGTTGATatgaaatgaaaaatagaatgaagggtaaaattgtaaacCTAACATAAAAACCCAAACCCT from Pyrus communis chromosome 7, drPyrComm1.1, whole genome shotgun sequence encodes the following:
- the LOC137739542 gene encoding uncharacterized protein — encoded protein: MAMSATVVTTDTIVLPAAAAETQPQQTTTKLVPSIEIEFVQCDCCGLTEECTPAYIEHVRERYQGHWICGLCAEAIKDEIVRSQKRLISTEEAMATHMNFCKKFKASGPPPNPTIHLISAMRQILRRSLDSPRGGLRSSPSSPTKINAGKGLTRSESCFPTLTG